The region CGGGAACCGGCAAAAGCACCGTTGCAAAGCTGCTGGCAGAAAGGCTGAAACTGCCGCTGTTTGAGCTCTCCCGACTCGTAAGGGAGGAGAAGCTCTACAGCGAGCTGGACGACGAGCGCAACGCCTTGGTTGTAGACCCCGAAAAACTGAAAAGTTACTTTGAAAACAGAAACGCCTTCATAGCCGAGGGGCTCGTTGCCCACCTTATACCTGCAGACCTCCTTGTGATACTGAGGGCCTCTCCGGAAACGGTAAGGAAGCGGCTGGCTCCGAGGAACTACCCGCCGGCCAAGGTAGAGGAGAACGTAGAGGCGGAGAGGTTTGCCGTAATAGCAACCGAAGCCCTTGAGAACCCGCTGGCGGAAAGGGTTATCCACATAGACACCACAAACAGAATCCCCGAGCAGGTGGCAGAGCTCATAGAGCGGGCAGTAAAGGGAGAGGAGATATTTGAAGATGTTGACTGGCTGGAAACAGAGGGAAATAGCGGTTAAGGTCCTAAACGCCTTCGAGAGAGACAAAAAGCTGAGGGAGCACCTGGAGGCCCTAACGGCGGCCCTGACCCCGCAGGAGAGGGCCTTCCTACGGGAGCTGGTGAACGGAACGGTAAGGTTCCTAAGGCTCCTTGACTTCTCGGTAGAGCGGGCAAGCGGCAGGAGACTTGCAAGCCAAAAACCTACAGTGAGAAACGCCTTGAGACTGCTTGCCTACCAGCTCTTTTTCACCGGCGTTCCCCCTTACGCCGCGCTGAACGAAACGGTTGAGGTTGTAAAGCAGCGGCTCGGAAAGGGAGCCGCCGGCTTTGTAAACGCC is a window of Thermovibrio ammonificans HB-1 DNA encoding:
- a CDS encoding adenylate kinase family protein, whose translation is MRITITGTPGTGKSTVAKLLAERLKLPLFELSRLVREEKLYSELDDERNALVVDPEKLKSYFENRNAFIAEGLVAHLIPADLLVILRASPETVRKRLAPRNYPPAKVEENVEAERFAVIATEALENPLAERVIHIDTTNRIPEQVAELIERAVKGEEIFEDVDWLETEGNSG